A region from the Deltaproteobacteria bacterium genome encodes:
- a CDS encoding NAD(P)H-dependent oxidoreductase subunit E, with the protein MPTLWLAQHEFGWLSLPVMEYVAELMELPLAWVTSVASFYTMYWKEPKGRWHIQVCRNLSCALRGAGDILRALEARLGIRDGERTADGRFSLEEVECLASCGTAPCLQVNNEEYHENLDVPRALALIERLAGE; encoded by the coding sequence ATGCCGACACTCTGGCTCGCGCAGCACGAGTTCGGCTGGCTCTCGCTGCCGGTCATGGAGTACGTGGCGGAGCTGATGGAGCTGCCGCTCGCCTGGGTGACCTCGGTCGCCTCCTTCTACACCATGTACTGGAAGGAGCCGAAGGGGCGCTGGCACATCCAGGTGTGCCGCAACCTCTCCTGCGCGCTGCGCGGCGCCGGGGACATCCTGCGCGCGCTCGAGGCGCGCCTCGGGATCCGCGACGGCGAGCGGACGGCCGACGGGAGGTTCTCGCTCGAGGAGGTCGAGTGCCTGGCGTCGTGCGGGACCGCCCCCTGCCTCCAGGTGAACAACGAGGAGTACCACGAGAACCTGGACGTCCCGCGCGCGCTCGCCCTGATCGAGCGCCTGGCCGGCGAGTAG
- a CDS encoding NADH-quinone oxidoreductase subunit H, protein MGLGVFFERKVSALIQDRIGANRAAILGFAGLGLVNTLIADPVKFLLKEDVVPAGTDRVLHFLAPVLSLVPVLVTFAVVPFGDVLEVGSRTINLQAADLNVGILYILAMVSLAVYGVVLGGWASNNRWSLLGGIRGSAQMISYEIAMGLALVGVVLAYGTLDLQAMARAQGHLLWGWLPAWGILYQPVAFLIFMTAGVAESKRIPFDLPEAESELVSGYFTEYSGPKHLMFMMSDFVEVVLVACLVTTLFFGGWQVPYLVRDGFHLPWGAALALPSWAVALLQVTSFALKLVFFTWLQIVIRWTLPRFRYDQLMRLGWQGLLPLGLANVVVSALVIVLAAGPAA, encoded by the coding sequence ATGGGCCTCGGCGTCTTCTTCGAACGCAAGGTCAGCGCGCTCATCCAGGACCGCATCGGGGCCAACCGCGCCGCCATCCTGGGCTTCGCGGGGCTCGGTCTCGTGAACACGCTGATCGCCGATCCGGTCAAGTTCCTGCTCAAGGAGGACGTCGTGCCCGCCGGCACCGACCGCGTCCTCCACTTCCTCGCCCCGGTGCTCAGCCTCGTGCCCGTGCTCGTGACCTTCGCGGTGGTCCCGTTCGGCGACGTGCTCGAGGTGGGCAGCCGCACCATCAACCTCCAGGCGGCCGACCTGAACGTCGGCATCCTCTACATCCTCGCCATGGTGTCGCTCGCGGTCTACGGCGTGGTGCTCGGGGGCTGGGCGTCGAACAACCGCTGGTCGCTGCTCGGCGGCATCCGCGGCTCGGCGCAGATGATCTCGTACGAGATCGCCATGGGGCTCGCGCTGGTGGGCGTCGTCCTCGCCTACGGCACGCTCGATCTGCAGGCGATGGCGCGCGCGCAGGGACACCTCCTCTGGGGCTGGCTGCCGGCGTGGGGCATCCTCTACCAGCCGGTCGCCTTCCTGATCTTCATGACCGCCGGCGTGGCCGAGTCGAAGCGCATCCCCTTCGACCTGCCCGAGGCCGAGTCCGAGCTGGTGAGCGGCTACTTCACCGAGTACTCGGGCCCGAAGCACCTGATGTTCATGATGAGCGACTTCGTCGAGGTGGTCCTGGTCGCGTGCCTCGTGACCACGCTCTTCTTCGGCGGCTGGCAGGTGCCGTATCTCGTGCGCGACGGCTTCCACTTGCCGTGGGGCGCGGCGCTGGCGCTGCCGTCCTGGGCGGTGGCGCTCCTGCAGGTGACGTCGTTCGCCTTGAAGCTCGTCTTCTTCACCTGGCTCCAGATCGTCATCCGCTGGACGCTGCCCCGCTTCCGTTACGACCAGCTCATGCGGCTCGGCTGGCAGGGCCTCCTCCCCCTCGGGCTCGCCAACGTGGTGGTGTCGGCGCTGGTCATCGTGCTCGCCGCGGGGCCGGCCGCGTGA
- a CDS encoding NADH-quinone oxidoreductase subunit J: MGRGAGAAVLGGGAPAGDVVRLEARLLHLAPDRHPLDAAPLPLRPAHAARLAGPPPPRARQRGGVGAGHRARRGAGRVSPLIFLLLAALTVASALTVVVHKNPVHSACALVLTLCLLAVFFVGLDAQLVALLQVIVYAGAIVVLFLFVIMLLNLQVETRAMAGALLVGSAAAGGVALAALIFAALGRTVAPAAAVPAGFGETAALARQLFTAYLLPFELTSVLLLVAIVGAVALARKPT; encoded by the coding sequence GTGGGGCGCGGCGCTGGCGCTGCCGTCCTGGGCGGTGGCGCTCCTGCAGGTGACGTCGTTCGCCTTGAAGCTCGTCTTCTTCACCTGGCTCCAGATCGTCATCCGCTGGACGCTGCCCCGCTTCCGTTACGACCAGCTCATGCGGCTCGGCTGGCAGGGCCTCCTCCCCCTCGGGCTCGCCAACGTGGTGGTGTCGGCGCTGGTCATCGTGCTCGCCGCGGGGCCGGCCGCGTGAGCCCGCTCATCTTCCTCCTCCTGGCGGCGCTGACGGTGGCCTCGGCGCTGACCGTGGTGGTGCACAAGAACCCGGTGCACAGCGCCTGCGCGCTCGTCCTCACGCTCTGTCTCCTCGCGGTGTTCTTCGTCGGGCTCGACGCGCAGCTCGTGGCGCTCCTCCAGGTGATCGTCTATGCGGGCGCGATCGTCGTGCTCTTCCTGTTCGTGATCATGCTGCTCAACCTCCAGGTGGAGACGCGCGCCATGGCGGGCGCGCTCCTGGTGGGGAGCGCGGCGGCGGGCGGGGTGGCGCTTGCGGCGCTCATCTTCGCGGCGCTCGGGCGCACGGTCGCACCGGCCGCCGCCGTGCCGGCGGGGTTCGGCGAGACGGCCGCGCTCGCCCGGCAGCTCTTCACCGCCTACCTCCTGCCCTTCGAGCTCACCTCGGTCCTCCTCCTGGTCGCCATCGTGGGCGCGGTGGCGCTCGCCAGGAAGCCGACATGA
- the nuoK gene encoding NADH-quinone oxidoreductase subunit NuoK: MTPPLAWYLGLSAVLFAIGVLGVVVRRNVIVIFMAIELMLNAVNLTFVALARSLGSIDGQVIVFFVTTVAAAEAAVGLAIILSMFRNRETTNADELATLKW; this comes from the coding sequence ATGACGCCGCCGCTCGCCTGGTACCTCGGGCTCAGTGCCGTGCTCTTCGCGATCGGCGTGCTCGGCGTGGTCGTCCGCCGCAACGTGATCGTCATCTTCATGGCGATCGAGCTCATGCTGAACGCCGTCAACCTGACCTTCGTGGCGCTCGCCCGGAGCCTCGGCTCCATCGACGGGCAGGTGATCGTCTTCTTCGTGACGACCGTGGCGGCGGCAGAGGCCGCGGTCGGGCTCGCGATCATCCTCTCGATGTTCCGGAACCGCGAGACGACCAACGCCGACGAGCTCGCGACCCTCAAATGGTGA